Proteins from one Acidobacteriota bacterium genomic window:
- a CDS encoding DNA alkylation repair protein codes for MKKSDVLAWLKDNQDERGIAHWKTREKTPAGMKSYGIGLVKLRKFAKSVGRDAKLAGQLWKSNVHEMKIVSMLVDDPKTMTMDQAETQVEQLDGGYLAHTFSSCDATLAKTPFVVELTDKWVKSKDTIRRSCGYGLLYEISKNTKKTAPEEDYFLAHISAIEKKHPKAPVPVLMSMAAALMGIGKRTKKLNRAALKVAKQIGPIDFDPDGSCDPFDVVKHLTGDYVKKKLGL; via the coding sequence ATGAAGAAATCAGACGTACTTGCGTGGCTGAAAGACAATCAGGACGAGCGCGGGATTGCGCACTGGAAGACGCGTGAGAAGACTCCCGCAGGGATGAAAAGCTATGGCATTGGACTGGTGAAGCTTCGCAAGTTCGCCAAGTCGGTTGGGCGCGATGCGAAGTTAGCGGGACAGCTGTGGAAATCCAATGTCCACGAAATGAAGATCGTTTCCATGCTCGTCGACGATCCCAAGACGATGACGATGGACCAGGCGGAGACCCAGGTCGAACAACTCGATGGCGGCTACCTCGCCCATACCTTTTCCTCCTGCGACGCGACCCTGGCCAAGACCCCATTCGTGGTCGAACTCACTGACAAGTGGGTCAAGAGCAAGGACACGATTCGCCGCAGCTGCGGCTACGGACTGCTCTATGAAATCTCCAAGAACACCAAGAAGACTGCACCCGAGGAAGACTACTTTCTGGCGCACATCTCAGCCATAGAGAAGAAACATCCCAAGGCACCGGTGCCCGTGCTGATGTCGATGGCCGCCGCATTGATGGGGATTGGGAAGCGAACCAAGAAGCTCAACCGCGCCGCGCTCAAGGTCGCCAAACAGATCGGCCCGATCGATTTCGATCCCGACGGTAGCTGCGATCCGTTTGATGTGGTGAAGCACCTGACCGGGGACTACGTGAAGAAGAAGCTGGGACTGTAG